TTGAGGTTCAGAGCTGAAGTTGATGCACTATGAGAATCCCCTTGGGTACATTATTTTCTTGTTCAAGCAAACTTGTATTCTTTCTCTTGATGTGAGCTTGTTTAAATCAACCTGAAGAATAAACAAGGCTCATCAATACTTTCATCTTCTAAAATTAGGTCATGATAGGAGCCCTGGGGATAGATTTGAAAATGAAGTCTTGGAATAGAAGACTATATAAGATTTCAGATAGTTTAATATTGTGGCATGGGAAAGTAAGTTAATTGATTAGAATAGCTATGCCAGGAGCTCTTCTCTAGCAAATTGGACTGGGTTGATTCCATGTTGGTAGAAACTTATTTATCAAGACAAATGATATTTGCATGTAACAAAGATCACTCAtaacatatatgcataaaattttcaattagtTGAGgaacaaatacataaaaaaatagttggTTTATAGATGTTTGTAAATAGATGGTTAACAACAGTGGCCTTGCTTTCCAATTGTTTATGATAAAGAGTTTCTTTCTCTAATGTTTCAAATTTTCACGTGTAGGCAAGTTCAAACCTGTGATCAAGAAGGCCATGGTTGAGCTTGAAGGTTTGTTTCCTACTCTTAAAGCATATGTGTTCAATCGTCATCCCAGAAATTCTTGACTTGTTTGACACATTGTTAAATTCAGGTGCACCATTTAGAAAGTTCGCATCCATGCGAGATGAATGGGCCATGAAGAATCGGTACATCAGCCCAGGTATGCATcgtctttgaatcaaaataatttcatcattATTTCAAATTGAAAATGTTCATTATGAAACTATTCTACAGGCCCCATTCAATTTATTGGCCCTGGATCCGACGACATCAACCATACCTTGCTGCTGGAACTCGGAGCACAGGCTTGAGAGGTCGATTTTATTTCCAGTTTGTCTTGAAGAAATAGATCGAGTTGTTGTGCATGACATGCGAGAGTCTGATGGTTGAGTTTTATATGCATTCTTGTTAAGAACAACTAATAAAATTCATTGCACAGTGCTTGGTAACATTGGCTGAAGCGAAATGCAGAGTGCTTTTGTTCTCAATCATTTCTAATATCTTGCTTATGAATGACTATCCTCATTTAATCATGCTCAGTAACAATTTAACCTTTGTTTGTTTGCTACTTGTTTCCTTAATGTCAATTTGGTCTTTTGTCTGATTAATCCTTGTGAAGtgtgtattatttttctttttagttttaaattttgctGGTCTTAGCTCAGTTTGCCGCTTTGCTGAAGTAATGCTGTTTTGAGGAGGGATTTAGTGCATGTTATCCAATTACTTGTTAACTGTCAAATCGTGCAGTTTtagatttaatttattaatattatcttATGAACTAAAGCTGGGgattattctttgattttattattatgtttttttagggaTGAATCCAATGCGTTCAAATATTTGGTTTACCAACTacatatattttcttgtttggGTGAACTTGATGTTTTCTGAGACTGCTTTCaggaaattatttttcttgaaattgtGTGTGCATGGCATTTAAAGCTCCTTTTGTTTCCCACTTttgcctttattttattttaattttatttggaCACAGTCACTGACTGATATGTAGAACTAGAAGTCTTTCTAGAGCAAATCTTGATAATAATCCATTCTTCAAACCATTAGTCAGGCAGAGTTCCTTTTCATGTAACTGCTCTCATTGGAAAATGTGAAAATAAGCTTAAAATATTTGGTCTTTTTGGTAAGTTGTACATGCTATTTTTGGTGGTGACTTTACTGGTTGGTCAAAAGCAATTAAACATTAGACATTGTGGTGCATGCGTTGTAAGATGCTTGTACACAATTAGGTACACAAAGTTTGTTAAGAATACATACATTCATATTACAAAACTAAATTCTcaaactataataatatattatatgatcAAAATATATCAAGATATGTATTTGATTTAGACggaaatatataattgaaaacaaTCACTTGATTAAAAGTATGATACATAAAATTATGAGAAAACCCATCCACACACTAACAATTAAGCCAATCCatgtaatattatattttaattaaaattatgtataaacccttagaaatttttatttttttatttttatttttgcatgtataTCACTATATCAGCGTAAAAAACATATTTGCATGTGGACACCCACGAGTTACTCATATTTGCATGTATTATACCTTGGATATTATATAGACACATGACAATTATTGGTTTGCATGTATGCCCTTAAAATTTTTGTTCAACTATTGTGCAAAAGTTACTTTGAATGTTTCTTACACTGTAATAAATAGTTAACCATGGTTaactttgtatatttatttgatttcaaTATCTGGTAACAGGATGGTATATGtacaaatattagtttttttttatgagcgtaagagtaaatattaattttttaagaggGGTATAGACATGATTATAAGGTTTTTTcaggagtatatatatatatatatatatatatatatatatatatatatatatatatatgcaaaaatccttaaataataaattggaGTTCAGTAGataattaacaaacaaaaaaaaaactgaaataaaaacatatatcaaCTTTCTTATTAGATGGGAACGGAAGAAGTTAGAAAGTAAGACTCTTGTAATTGTTATACTGATGAGAATATTCCTACATTAatatctataaattataaatataaaaattaaaaaaaaaaactttttggtTTTCCGGTTTTGTAAAATAATGATaggtgtattattttttaaattttaatctatGTGATTTTTCTAGCtagtaaaatagaaaaaatcattaataagctgttaataatattaattcatatgagtaaaattgtaattttatttaaaagtagtCACAGTATAAAGAACGGATTTGTATAATTATGTCTTTATAATTTGATGTGTTTTACATgttaaacatgatttttaatgGCGCACTCACAACAACTTTTTTTGAAGCGAACACGTCACTCCGAAGTTCCTGAGCTCATTTGggtttttgtcaaacaaagacATTTGGCGGGTCAGCTGAGCTGCCATACTGATTGTCCATAAAAAactaattgaattgattgatggTTTAATGGTTTTAATCTAATTGATTTGactaagtttttaattttaatctttttttactaataaatcTATAGAAATAACATGTAGGGTTCTccttagaatatatatatatatatatataataaggaATTAAGTAGATATTTAGcacattaaatttattatgatttttcttattctctataatatgttttgattttaattatcatatataatatgaatatttactatttattttgtaGTTTACTCTAAGTATTACTATTTTATGTATATGttgttatattaatatttttatattatttatctcAATTAATTCTTCATTAGGcttaataaaatagaatattattTATAGAGATGGgcttggtttggttaattagtCTACAGGACCCCTACTCAATGGGTTCTGATTGGTTAAAAAGCCGACTAAGAACTGATCTGACATATAGTGCCAATCTGTCGGGACAACCGTGGCAAGGTCACGGGTCATCTTATGGTGACCCGGACTCGACTCTGGCCACCCTTCAGAATTGGTGGGCCGGGTTAGAACCCACCAGTTCACAGGTTGACCAACTgaagtttttttcaaatgatgttataaaatataatttaaaaaataacaaaaaataaaaaaaaataaaaaattgagagCCCCCGCATGAAGTCCTTAAATATTCTTTTAGAGCTCTACTACAGGCCATATTAAAAGAGGccttatcaaacaaaatttagaaaatcttaAAAGTCAAACAATATTCTTTGATGATCCCACGAAACATCCTATAAATATTATTAGCTATATGGCCCTCGTTAAATACCTTGAAAGCAATAAATCGCTTTTGGATATTCCACAAGTCATCAATCTAATATGTCGTGatacccataaaagaatttaaatgtAGTACATCGGTCCATATATCGGCagataaagaaatagaagaggCACAAGTGCTAAAATACCTATAAAGTTGTTCTTTACCATGTTTGTATTGTCTATTGATTATTTTATGAAATCATCCCTATTGAAACCTTTCGCATGCAGGTTACATTGTCTCATTGATGCACTATTGCACTTGGCATTGCTCTGTGAAGTTGAATAGAAAATTCTTCACATAAATTGTCTTCACAATTTTGTCCCTATATCTTCAtcaaaaaatgtaaataaaaaggatttaaGAACCCGTACCTTCATCTATAGCACATCGGATTTGAGATTGTGTTTGAGAATGTCCTAAGTTGTCATAATGCTTTTTCTCCATATGTCTAATAAATGTGTCACACCCTCCTCCCTTACTATGCTTCAATTCggaattataataattacaatttgCATGAGTCATAATAACAtcattattatacatatttgtaaAAGGAACTTTTAAAATATCGGACTTAAGGGCTGATTCTGTGCTGTGATTTATTCCTCCAGTCTCTGAGGACATAGTAAATGGTGTCGGTTCCTCAGTAACTCAGTTGGACTTTTTCGCTCATGTCATTCATTGGTCTCTTGGGTGGGCAAGGGGAGCCAAACCAACAACGCTCTTTCCCTTGGAGCTTCCATCACGTGAtgccttttttaatttttttctaaagtttataaaaaaataaaaagcaataaaaaaatataaaacaatgggtaaaataaaataattaaaatagcactaattaaaaaattatacgaaaaataaagtaacatacaaaattttaaaattgaagcACTAATAATTATAGGaacaattaaataacaaacaaaataattaaaaagtaccaaatgaaaaattattaaaattcttCTCAAAACAATGGGTGAACACAACTTGTAGTAGAGTGACCaacatgatataaattgaaatttgatgattaaaatgaaaaataatcataGTATGATACCCATCCAAAAACATTTACCcgttattttagttatttggtttttatttaatctttcccATAATTCcctattaattgttttaattttcttaacttTTATTTGGTGCTCTTTTATTTTAcccattaattattttattttttcattatttttttcttgtagacTATAAAAAAAAGGCATCACGTGGTGATGGAAACTCAAAGGGGAACAATATTACTATTTTGGCGACTTTAGCCTCCTTGCCTACAACTCAGGAGAATAGTTAATGGCATGTAGTAAACAATCCAATTGAGTAATCGCAACAAACATAATCACATGATCTGCTCCTAAATccgatatttttttaaaaactcattttacaaaaattataataattaatgatgGCACTATATATAACCCATGCTAGGTGTAATTATCACGTGTAGAGTTTAAGCACAACAAGGAAGGAGGGTATGGCACATTTAGTAGATATATGGAGAAGAAGCATTCAGACTAGATTGGGCATCCTTAAACATAATCTCAAATTCAATTTACTATTGGTGAAGGTGAGATTCTTAGCTTtttctatttacattttttCAAGTTATATATGAGGAAAAATTTAGGAGACAATTTCTGTCAAGCACTTGCCATTCAACTTCATGGAAATGATATCAAGttcaagaatgcatcaatgaaACATTTCAACCAATATGAAAGAAGGTTTCTAAGAGAATAGTTCAAAGAATAATCTTTAGACAATACAAGCACGATAAATAGCAATTTTGTGAGTATTTTCGTATTGTTActtattctatatttttatgtGCCAATATATTGCATGATGCATTCCACGAAAATTTGGTTAGGGCTATTACAACACGTTAGATTGTAGAATATCCAAAAGCAAGTCATCATTTTTAGGGTACTCCACCAGACTAATACTactgaaaatatttatagatttattCGTGGGATCATCAGAGAGtatagtttgatgtttaagataatattttaatttattttgataataccTCTACTAATACGAGCTCGATTAGAACTTTAGAAGAATATTTGAGGCTTTTATGCAGGagcaaatatttttatatacccAATTAGGAACATGCTAGTGTACCTGGAATGAAACATGACCCATAAAATAATAGACTCAATATTGTCTAGCAAATAATATGATGGCCAGAAAATTCCCGAAAGATGTTAGGACTATAGATGGAACTCTATTTACCAACTTCTTAGTGTGATATTTTCTTACAAGATATTCATGATTGTTTTTGTTAATGATGCTTTATccgtttttaatttatttgaattttagtgAAATATTACTACTATAGTTATGGATTTGCTTTCTGCCTTCAATACATGCACAAATTCATCTTTGCAAGCTTATTTTCCTATTacacatttatttttgtatggtATTGTTAATGTTGTTGAACAAATGTGGTCTTAGATCTTAGGTAGGACTTAGAAGGTTTGTTTGCCTATTCAGATGCTTATTTTAAGTTCTTATAGTCTAATGGAGGCTAGGATTCCTAATCGTACCTAATGAGTGACATAGAGACTCAATCATATGTGCTAGAGTCCTACTTTTATATAGATGCTAACTCAATTGTTAATGATGTTAAGACACAACTTCCTATATGGGAACTATTGTGCTTAGTATAGTCATGTAGTTTAATACTGGGAACAATAGCCAATGAGGTTGTAGGACGCTATAGTAGTAGTGGAGGTGAATCATTCCTACAAAGGCAAACCAAGAAGAATCTGAATGGGTTACAGTACATTGAGGTCGACTTGTTCTTGAACATTTCCTTCCATTTCTCTAAGGACATGAACGCAGGCATGACCTTCAATGTCCTCCAATGGTGGCAAGATAATGAAAACAGTACACATTCTTTTATTAGTCATAAAAGACATTTTTGCATACCTTATCTCTACAATAGCACTTGAGCCGACCTTCAGTGCAAGTGGAAATATGCTGGACACACATGTTCCCAATTATTTgccattaaatattaaaatttgagttCGTATGAATGATTAGAATAATGCTTAAGTTCAGTAACAAAAAGCAAGATGGGAAGTACAGAAGCTTGTGACTTCTTCTTCACTAATAACATTATAAGCACAATAAGTGCCCTAAAGTTTGAGTAAGATCTAGGACCTGATGCCAATTAATAGGTCAAGTGGGTGACAACTTTGATCTAAGGTAAGAGAACCTATACGTAAGCTTTAATTTCTCTCACACCCAAGAGGATATATAGACAACTTAATTCCATAGGTCAATTCTGAGTCATACTTTTGGTGACCTAGACCTGGTGGGTTGGGCTTGCCCAGCtcaattaatttttctaaattaatagaaataatttagaaaaacaTAGCGATGTGACCAGTGAACTATAGCTTCCACCCAACGTGTCGTTTTCGGCCTAACCTAGTTCGAGCCGAGCTTGGGTATGTTCAATGTCAACTAGCCATTGTTTTAACCAAGcttgagccgagctcgagcctatTTTGAACTTCATGAAATTTTAAAGCTCAGGCTTAGCTTgttattttggttattttttttataaataatataaattattattaaaagatgaattatttctaatataatattaaacctaaatataataaaaaggcaaaaattacaaaaatagaactTATGGTTTGACtgatttgcaaaagaaaaaatgataGAGCTTCTGAGCTTCATACTTCCTTTTAGAATACATGTGGTTTACTAAGTTAGCAAATAGAGGAAAAACAATTCATGACGATATCTCATTCTCTTGTGGTGAAAGCATTTTTGCCATTTCacgtaaaataattttaaaaacccattaAAAACAATGGGGCTTATCTGCAAGCGTTTGGGATGAAGCCACCCTCAAACATGTTGGCATGGTCCACATGGAAAAAGGATTCTTGTTTGTTCAAAATGAGAAATTTTGCATCCAAATAAAGGATGTAAATGAAATATAGTTTGAGATAAACAGAACTACAAGggataccaaaaaaaaaaataaaaagcaacataACTTTAACAATGGGAAAGGATTGCTGCCTATTCAAATGTTCCAACACACTTATTACAATACCTTCGCTCATACCCAACCTAAATCAACCcacattccaaatcaaaatggTGCTCATCACCAGAACACTTGAAAGAAAAATCATGACCAAGAATTGagatggtttttttatatattgagcTTGGACATTAAGCAAACAATAGGATGAAATAAGAACTCGGGTCTCATATTGGTCTCTAATTGACCAACCAAATTTAACGGATTAGGGTTCAGTTGGTTTGGAGATTTTCTCACTAGGGTTTGCAAATGGTTTGGCGTGAAGGGTTAGTTAACAGGGGAGGCtcattgttttgattggtttttaaactattttacaTCAAATGACAAAAATGCCCCCATAATGAGAGAAGGAGATAAAATCGTCAACAGCTTTTCCTCTATATTTGTTAACATAGTAAACCGCATGTCTAACAAAAAAACAGAAGCTCtatctgcttttttttttcaaatcaatcGAATCACAAGGTTTATTCTTGTAATTTccctaataaaaattataaattaatcttaCCTTTTTGCTtaaacttataaaaatacatgtaatAGTTTTGCAACCCATAATTATTAATGAACCGATAAATGCACatgttaatattataattattatttttatgaaatgtgGACAAGTCGTGTGTCAGGGATGCATATAGATGCGGAGTTAATATCTCAATGCACTTGTGTCCTCACTCTATGTGAGTTGAGGTTCGAACAAGACTACTTAGCAGACACACGAACACTATACATAAGGGACCAAGTGCAGATTAAGAGGCCGTTAACATGTTAAATATTAGTATAAACGGTTCTataaatgttttatataaatgagCTTATTAATAATaccataaataattttattaatgattCTTATAAATAATACTATAAAGAGCCTCTTAACGATTCTTATAAACAATCTTTTCAATGATACTATAATACATTCGCAAGCTTTAACCCGCTAGTCTAGTGGTGTGCAAGcttgatttatttatcttacaagcttaaaaattgagtttgaaaaatgcctttttttatcattaataaaCAAGTTAAATTTAGCATTTAATGAATTTGAGCTTTCGAGTTTTCAATGAATGCACCACATATGTAACAAAATAATACATGCGTGAGTTTGCTCtggttttacattttttttttatttttacttccaAGATTTGTTCTTTGAAAACAATTCATCCAAACGCGTtttctaaaatcataaaataaaaacaaattttttaatataaaaaaatgttttttttttaatttcaaaaaatgcCCAAAGTTTCAGCCATATTATCTTTCTTTTCCCCAATGAAAAAGCAAAGATTTTCGAGGGGTAAATATGTAAAATCACGCAATGAAAAATTGTggtttaaaatgttttaaaaagttatttaactTTTAGAAAATAGTTTGTTAATATTCATGGGAAAGATTACGTGCACGATAAAGtcgctatattattattattattaataaatattattatttttcatagtttttataaaaatataaagaaaaatgttaGAAAATGTGcacattttatataatatatatacaaatatataaaaaggaaaatagaAAGATGTTTCTAGTTATCCGTTTCGTTGGCTCTCTCTCTTCCAAAATTTTCTCTTCATCGCTTGCTCTagggctctctctctctctctctcgccttCCTTCGTTGTTAAAAAGAGAAACGATGCACGACGCCATGGCCAACGATTCCTCCGTCTCGGCCAGCGCCCGTGATTTCGCCAAGAAGCGCAGGGTTTGAACCAATTCTCTCTGCTTTTCCTCCTTGTCCTTCTCCGTTTTCGCCTTTTTTTTGGCCCtattattgattgtttttgtgtttgatcTCTAGGTCAACCGATCGGCGAAGCTGAAGCAGTGCAAACTCGATGCCAGGCGCGAGCAATGGCTCTCTCAAGGTTTGTTCGCATTGAATTtgttgattttggttttgatttgatCTTGGATCAGTTGGGGATGCTGGATTTGTTCTTCGTGCTCTGTTTTGTTAGGGTTTGTAGtttttttgatttgattttttttgaaaaaattggaGCTTTTGTTTATTGTGATTGGGTATCTTCAGTGAAGGGCAAAAGCTGTAAGGTCACGCCCATGGCCTCGCCTCCGACCTCATCATCTCCCCCGGTGCCGATGCCTCGGCCGCAGTCATGCCTCCATGATAGTGATATGGTGTTTGCCAATCATAGCCCCACATCGAACTCACCGGGGAAACCTCCGAAAGTGGGTTGCTGCCCCAACAATAGCGTCAGCAGTGGGGGCAGCACCAGGTCATGCTCCCTGAGTGCCAGTGATGGCGAAGAGGAAGGTGCGAGGGGGGAAGAAAATTCAGCAATTGATGATTGGGAAACGATTGCGGATGCGTTGTCTGCATACAAAGTTAATGATGGTTGTCATCCTAGTTGTGACACCAGAGGTCCCCTTTGTCGAGTCTCGGGTGCcccctgcccctgtgaatgattCTGGTGCCCAGAGAACCATGAACCCTGAACCAACTAGGACAATCCCCAGAGCTTGGAGGCCAGATGATGAGCTTCGTCCTCAAAGCCTGCCCAATCTATACAAGCAGCAGAGTTTCCCCGCTAACATGGAAAGACATTTTGGAGCCAAAGGTTGGAGCCATCCTGTCATTCTGTCAGCCCCATCATCATGTCCTATTTGCTATGAGGACCTGGATCCAACAGACTCCAGCTTTCTACCCTGTTCTTGTGGTTTTCGGCTGTGCCTGTTCTGTCACAAGAGAATTCTCGAGGCTGATGGCCGGTGCCCAGGGTGCAGGAAGCAGTACAGTCCTGTGGAGGGTGAGATGCTGGGTATGAGTGGAGTTAAGCCATTGCTACCATTCCAACTGTCACGCTCTTATAGTATGGGCTCGAGATCTTAGAATTGGGAGTGGTTGTTTTTTGTATGTTGATGTAGGGGACTTTCATGGGTCTTTTGTTCACTGTGCAAGTTCTGATTTTCTTCTGAAGAAAGCATGGATATAGGCATAAAACTTTAAAGCAGTTACCAGGGACTCGAATATGTTTTGGAGTCTACTTATGCATAGTATGTTGATGTTTCGATATGAACAGATATAAGGAAACAGGTGCATTTAGTATCtagtatatatgtattttttagatTGCGCTCTTTTAAGTTTTCTTTATTCATGATTTCAGGTTAGTGAAGGATCTCTCCTGCTATGGTATAATTTTGTgattaattttactattttttggtttttttttaatccgcTCTCTACAAACTGATCTCTGACTCATTAATGCTGTTATCATGTATTTTATGTAGCAGTGGATGCCCATTGCATTTGTGAGTTGCCTCAGTTATGAACTTGTGGTACTTGTCACCTATTGCCCTGTTTCATATACAAATTTGCTGCCATGCTTTATTTTCACtgttataaatatttctttCAGCTTTGATGTGTTTGGTTTATCTTTTGGGTTGGTGTCTTTAAGGCAGCTTTGTGCACCATTATCTGATTAGTATGGGATCTGAAGAGTAAATTTgcttatttgattatattttctcACCTGAAAAAGACACCTAGATTGGCGACTAATTGTTCTTAATGGTACATCAAGTCCTGCTCCTTGTCAAGGTACTGCCTTATTATTGTTTCAGTGACTAGCATATTTGATATGGTGCTAAATTGCATGTTAACAAAAATTGTCTTGCAAATCATTTGATAAGATTTTGGTTAGTATCAGCTAGTAAACATCTTACaattgttgaattgatttgaatCTGACATCAAGTCATCTGGAATAGCTTCTCTGACTTCTTACCAGTGACAAAGCATTGTGGTAGTGGTGTGCATTTGTTCAATGGCAGTGCAGAAGTAGTATTTTTAAAGAAccatttcttttaataaaattagtaaaGCTGACTGCTAAAAAATGAGCACATGTGTGTGTGCTTTGTCCCATAATCCTATTATAAGTTAGAATTTATTCTTCCTCAAAAATTGATTTATCtatcaatttgtttcttaaaaatttttcttaCAGCATCATTTTGTTATACATTGTAGTCTGAATTGGAATTCTACTGCTTCTGAAAAGAGTCTTCCTTTTGGCTATATTTAATAACATCTAGAAATTTTAAGGTTAAAGCACCAAATTGTCTTATATGCTAGAATCTCGCAGGCATTCTACCTTCTGGTTATACAACTAATCCACTTGCAAAATTTTCTCTTACTTCGAAGGttgcttttgttgtttgaaGGAAGGTGATGGAAATTGATCAGTTGCCTGTGAATAATTTTCACATCATTTTTTTAGGCAACTAGACTTTTTAAAGGTTAGGTGTTCATGCTTTCATTGCCTTCATAATAAATTAGTAGGGAATCACCATTGGTCAGCTTGTTATCTTGTTTAGGAACTAaataaatttggtttagttttgTTCAGGTAATGTTTttattctatattattttttgggtAAAAGCCCATGCATGTCTGTTTAGGACTGGAAGAAAAGTTTAGAAAGAGAATTACACTTGTCTCTTTGGTTTCTCTCTCAAATTTTCACGCTTGCGATCAGAGAAATTGGcgctctagttttttt
This portion of the Dioscorea cayenensis subsp. rotundata cultivar TDr96_F1 chromosome 3, TDr96_F1_v2_PseudoChromosome.rev07_lg8_w22 25.fasta, whole genome shotgun sequence genome encodes:
- the LOC120253348 gene encoding uncharacterized protein LOC120253348, producing the protein MHDAMANDSSVSASARDFAKKRRVNRSAKLKQCKLDARREQWLSQVKGKSCKVTPMASPPTSSSPPVPMPRPQSCLHDSDMVFANHSPTSNSPGKPPKVGCCPNNSVSSGGSTRSCSLSASDGEEEGARGEENSAIDDWETIADALSAYKSRVPPAPVNDSGAQRTMNPEPTRTIPRAWRPDDELRPQSLPNLYKQQSFPANMERHFGAKGWSHPVILSAPSSCPICYEDLDPTDSSFLPCSCGFRLCLFCHKRILEADGRCPGCRKQYSPVEGEMLGMSGVKPLLPFQLSRSYSMGSRS